Proteins encoded in a region of the Nicotiana tomentosiformis chromosome 9, ASM39032v3, whole genome shotgun sequence genome:
- the LOC138898793 gene encoding uncharacterized protein: MPTQIVASQAQKSNVTPTSSSEQGDSSGSRVNKFLQLDPPVFTGANAEEDQQNFIDNMHKTLQVMRATETEGVELAAYRLKGAEYFCFELWEDSREEGRPPARWREFVDAYIHHFLPAETRATVATEFENIKQGSRSVWECHMKFARLSKYAIHMLPTMEARVRRFLQGLSLLVINEAATVALNSDINYGNIVAFSQATEDRKLKNRREREGTSKARSAKNFGESFGGGRSAFTGGSSGRTQSHAQSSASLPPTGHSQQQGSHFRPN, encoded by the coding sequence ATGCcgactcagatagtggcttctcaggcccaaaaGTCGAATGTTACACCCACATCTTCTAGCgaacaaggggattctagtggttctagggtgaacaagtttctgcaattggatcctccagtgttcacgggtgctaatgCCGAGGAGGACCAACAGAACTTCATTGATAatatgcataagactctccaggttatgcgcgctactgagacggagggagtggagttggccgcttACCGTCTAAAGGGTGCGGAATATTTTTGTTTTGAGTtatgggaggactctcgggaggaggggagacCTCCAGCGAGATGGAGGGAGTTTGTTGATGCCTATATacaccatttcttgcctgccgagactagggcAACCGTTGCCACAGAGTTTGAGAATattaagcaagggagtaggagtgtgtgGGAGTGCCACATGAAGTTCGCGCgcctgtcaaaatatgctattcacatgttacctactatggaggctagagtgcgccggtttttgcagggccttagcctcttggttatcaatgaggccgctacggTTGCCTTGAATTCAGACATAAACTATGGAAATATTGTtgcattttctcaagctacagaggaccgcAAGTTGAAGAACAGGAGGGAacgagagggtaccagcaaggcccggtccgcaaaaaactttggggagtcatttggtggggggaGATCAGCTTTCACGGGAGGTTCATCAGGGCGAACCCAGtctcatgctcagtcttcagccagtttACCGCCAACAGGGCacagtcagcagcaggggagtcacTTCAGGCCCAATTAG